The sequence AGCACTCAGTGACATGATACAAGTGATTCAAGGAAGTTCTGATGACGGAGCGCAAGCCGCCCGGCATGAGCTTTGATGACTGGATCGAACAGCAGATCCAGGCCGCTCAGCAGCGAGGCGAGTTCGATAATCTACCGGGTCTGGGCAAACCGATTCCCGATATCGATGAGCCATATCATGAGGGACGCTGGCTGGCTCAGAAACTGCAGCGTGAGAATATTGACACCTCTGCCGTGCTCCCCACCGCCTTGGCACTCGCCAAAGAGCTAAACGAATTGCCCGACAGGTTACGCTCGCTACAGACGGAATCCCAAGTACGAGATGTTGTGCAGGATTTCAATGCGCGAGTCCTTCAAGCAATCCGCCGGCCGCCTGCAGGACCCTTGCTACG comes from Allorhodopirellula heiligendammensis and encodes:
- a CDS encoding DUF1992 domain-containing protein; its protein translation is MTERKPPGMSFDDWIEQQIQAAQQRGEFDNLPGLGKPIPDIDEPYHEGRWLAQKLQRENIDTSAVLPTALALAKELNELPDRLRSLQTESQVRDVVQDFNARVLQAIRRPPAGPLLRVKPVDVDDAVDDWRADR